From one Streptomyces chromofuscus genomic stretch:
- a CDS encoding SRPBCC family protein, whose translation MSQVEESIKVDVPVRTAYNQWTQFESFPEFMGGVERIEQRTDTLTHWVTKVGGVRREFDAAITEQIPDERVAWTTIGGETEQAGVVTFHRIDDDTTKIMLQVDYDPEGLAENVGDKLGFVKRQVSGDLKRFKEFIEDRGAETGAWRGKV comes from the coding sequence ATGTCGCAGGTAGAGGAATCCATCAAGGTCGACGTCCCGGTCCGTACCGCCTACAACCAGTGGACGCAGTTCGAGTCCTTCCCGGAGTTCATGGGCGGTGTCGAGCGGATCGAGCAGCGCACGGACACGCTCACGCACTGGGTGACGAAGGTCGGTGGCGTGCGCCGGGAGTTCGATGCGGCGATCACCGAGCAGATCCCCGACGAGCGGGTCGCCTGGACCACGATCGGCGGCGAGACCGAGCAGGCCGGCGTCGTCACCTTCCACCGCATCGACGACGACACCACCAAGATCATGCTCCAGGTGGACTACGACCCCGAGGGCCTGGCGGAGAACGTGGGCGACAAGCTGGGCTTCGTGAAGCGGCAGGTCAGTGGCGATCTGAAGCGGTTCAAGGAGTTCATCGAGGACCGCGGCGCGGAGACCGGCGCCTGGCGCGGCAAGGTCTGA
- a CDS encoding YihY/virulence factor BrkB family protein has translation MAKLHLPGHKDQRAGENPAPEEAGPRPEVERAAPDTPTHLPKRSWVAVLKGSLREFKDDELTDRSAALTYYTVLSLFPALLVLVSVLGIAGKSATDRVLQEFQQFAPGAGREIITQAVQQLQGSAGVGSILAVVGLVLALWSASGYVAAFMRASNAVYDMPEGRPMWKILPVRVGLTVALMVLALISAVIVVFTGGLAQRAGDLLGLGDTALTVWSIAKWPVLVFLVTLMIAILYWGSPNAKVKGWRWITPGSFLALVIWMVASAAFAFYVANFASYNKTYGTMAGVIVFLIWLWVTNLAILLGLEFDAETARQRAIAGGHPPEAEPYTEPRDTRAWDEQDRRRIDGSYQE, from the coding sequence ATGGCCAAGCTGCATCTTCCAGGGCACAAGGATCAGCGCGCGGGAGAGAATCCGGCGCCGGAGGAGGCCGGACCCCGGCCCGAGGTGGAACGGGCCGCGCCCGACACACCGACGCACCTGCCCAAACGGTCGTGGGTCGCGGTCCTGAAAGGAAGCCTGCGCGAGTTCAAGGACGACGAGCTGACCGACCGGTCGGCGGCGCTGACGTACTACACGGTGCTGTCGCTCTTCCCGGCGCTGCTCGTCCTCGTGTCCGTGCTGGGCATCGCCGGGAAATCGGCCACGGACCGGGTGCTTCAGGAGTTCCAGCAGTTCGCTCCGGGCGCGGGCCGGGAGATCATCACGCAGGCCGTGCAGCAGCTGCAGGGCAGCGCCGGTGTCGGCTCGATCCTGGCCGTCGTCGGCCTGGTCCTGGCCCTGTGGTCGGCGTCGGGCTACGTGGCGGCGTTCATGCGCGCCTCCAACGCCGTGTACGACATGCCCGAGGGCCGGCCGATGTGGAAGATCCTGCCCGTCCGTGTCGGACTGACCGTCGCCCTGATGGTGCTGGCCCTGATCAGCGCGGTGATCGTGGTCTTCACCGGCGGTCTGGCCCAACGGGCCGGGGACCTGCTGGGCCTCGGCGACACGGCGCTGACGGTGTGGTCGATCGCCAAGTGGCCGGTGCTGGTCTTCCTGGTCACCCTGATGATCGCGATCCTGTACTGGGGCAGCCCGAACGCCAAGGTCAAGGGCTGGCGCTGGATCACCCCCGGCAGCTTCCTGGCGCTGGTGATCTGGATGGTCGCGTCCGCGGCCTTCGCCTTCTACGTCGCCAACTTCGCCTCGTACAACAAGACGTACGGGACGATGGCCGGCGTCATCGTCTTCCTGATCTGGTTGTGGGTGACCAACCTGGCCATCCTCCTGGGCCTCGAGTTCGACGCCGAGACCGCGCGTCAACGGGCCATCGCCGGCGGTCATCCACCCGAGGCCGAGCCGTACACCGAGCCGCGGGACACCCGCGCCTGGGACGAACAGGATCGACGGCGGATCGACGGCTCCTACCAGGAATGA
- a CDS encoding GAF and ANTAR domain-containing protein translates to MDWRAFAAEMAELARHLLAQGSTQETLDAIAERGVELLDGCDAAGVLALRKGRAVTLAAYGDMVEESDRLQGELGEGPCFDAARRSNGERLFRITDLTTSQPEWPRFAPAARELGVGSMMGFLLYTRDDDFGALNFYSRRPGAFTREMETAGWLLASHAAVALASARTVDQLEHALDTRHAIGEAMGILRERHHLSEDAAFDVLKRISQTHNVKLRDVAQSIRTRAVPER, encoded by the coding sequence ATGGACTGGCGTGCGTTCGCCGCAGAGATGGCCGAGCTCGCCCGGCATCTGCTGGCGCAGGGCTCCACGCAGGAGACGCTCGACGCGATCGCCGAGCGCGGCGTCGAACTGCTCGACGGCTGCGACGCGGCCGGTGTGCTGGCCCTGCGCAAGGGCCGCGCCGTGACGCTCGCCGCGTACGGGGACATGGTCGAGGAGTCCGACCGCCTGCAGGGCGAACTGGGTGAGGGCCCGTGTTTCGACGCCGCCCGCCGGTCCAACGGTGAGCGGCTGTTCCGGATCACCGACCTGACCACGTCGCAGCCCGAGTGGCCGCGCTTCGCGCCCGCCGCTCGCGAGCTGGGCGTCGGCAGCATGATGGGCTTCCTGCTCTACACCCGCGACGACGACTTCGGCGCGCTGAACTTCTACTCGCGCCGCCCCGGCGCCTTCACGCGGGAGATGGAGACGGCCGGCTGGTTGCTCGCCTCGCACGCCGCCGTCGCCCTGGCCAGCGCCCGCACGGTCGACCAGCTCGAACACGCCCTGGACACCCGGCACGCCATCGGTGAGGCCATGGGCATCCTGCGCGAGCGGCACCACCTGAGCGAGGACGCGGCCTTCGACGTGCTCAAGCGCATCTCCCAGACGCACAACGTCAAGCTGCGCGACGTCGCCCAGTCCATTCGCACCAGGGCCGTCCCGGAGCGCTGA
- a CDS encoding PP2C family protein-serine/threonine phosphatase — protein sequence MTESAAEQATHYRIVLVEDDDGDALLVEELLYDTGLPHTLVRCRSLAEARSRLMTRHFDCVLLDLHLPDAVGLGTVEAIQRTDTHAAVIVLTGLAESHAGVEALAAGAQDYLVKGKVDPDLLQRAVRYAVQRKQAERASADLQVGRLRAQENARLERGLLPTPILSTASVTATSRYLPGREQALLGGDFLDVVQTDDGQIHAIIGDVSGHGPDAAALGVCLRIAWRALTLGGHRDRRLLHLLEQIHTAERTGSDLFTTCTLITLDPSAATVTLHLVGHHEPLLVGPAGAEVVPAPHGIALGIVPGLGQWPSTTVPLPPDGALIAYTDGLIEGYEGDDSTRLGVDGLLRILDETREAEPGRHLDRLIGRVRGLNAERHTDDLAILRLDWTALPTSGIDIGTGGSERDTVPAQSYGRASKH from the coding sequence GTGACTGAGTCAGCCGCCGAACAGGCAACGCACTACCGCATCGTCCTGGTCGAGGACGACGACGGCGATGCCCTGCTGGTCGAGGAACTGCTGTACGACACGGGACTCCCGCACACCCTCGTGCGGTGCCGGAGCCTCGCCGAGGCGCGCAGTCGGCTGATGACGCGGCACTTCGACTGCGTGCTGCTCGACCTGCACCTGCCCGACGCCGTCGGCCTCGGCACCGTCGAGGCGATCCAGCGGACGGACACGCACGCGGCGGTCATCGTGCTCACCGGCCTGGCCGAGTCGCACGCCGGCGTGGAGGCACTCGCCGCCGGCGCGCAGGACTACCTCGTCAAGGGAAAGGTCGACCCGGACCTGCTGCAGCGGGCCGTCCGGTACGCCGTCCAGCGCAAGCAGGCCGAGCGGGCCAGCGCGGACCTCCAGGTGGGCCGGCTGCGCGCGCAGGAGAACGCGCGGCTGGAGCGCGGCCTGCTGCCCACGCCGATCCTGTCCACCGCGTCCGTCACCGCCACCAGCCGCTACCTCCCCGGGCGGGAACAGGCTCTGCTCGGCGGCGACTTCCTCGACGTCGTGCAGACCGACGACGGGCAGATCCACGCGATCATCGGCGACGTCAGCGGGCACGGCCCGGACGCCGCCGCGCTCGGCGTCTGCCTGCGGATCGCCTGGCGGGCCCTGACCCTGGGCGGCCACCGCGACCGCCGGCTGCTGCACCTGCTGGAGCAGATCCACACGGCGGAGCGCACGGGCAGTGACCTGTTCACCACGTGCACGCTGATCACCCTGGACCCGTCGGCGGCCACGGTCACCCTTCATCTGGTGGGCCACCACGAGCCGCTGCTCGTCGGCCCCGCCGGCGCCGAGGTCGTGCCCGCCCCGCACGGCATCGCCCTCGGCATCGTGCCGGGTCTCGGGCAGTGGCCGTCGACGACCGTACCGCTGCCGCCGGACGGTGCGCTGATCGCGTACACCGACGGACTGATCGAGGGGTACGAGGGCGACGACAGCACGCGGCTGGGGGTCGACGGGCTGCTGCGCATCCTGGACGAGACACGCGAGGCGGAACCGGGCAGGCATCTCGACCGGCTGATCGGCCGGGTCCGCGGCCTCAACGCCGAGCGGCACACCGACGACCTGGCGATCCTGCGCCTCGACTGGACGGCACTGCCGACTTCCGGCATCGACATCGGCACCGGCGGGTCCGAGCGGGACACCGTACCGGCGCAGTCGTACGGACGCGCATCCAAGCACTGA
- a CDS encoding sensor histidine kinase produces the protein MNQQPPGARNATAGWTTHRWLRVGVAVTLTVLAVLGSLGAWAMIRTSQLADQIVDRRGPALTHAVRLEAALVNQESGVRGYGLSGRRDFLQPYAQGVTEEKEALRRLEALVTDDRSAREELAAVRDLSVRWQNRVAEPIAQAAPDRAVALASTRAEEGKTSFDALRRALTTQQAHLVEERAAALGELRRSTHLRNWTFAMIALVIVLTAALAFEALRRGITEPLTRLGHTAREVAKGRFEQPITITGPADLRQLGSDVESMRGRLLQELEFSETSRRLLDEQAADLQRSNTELEQFAYVASHDLQEPLRKVSSFTQLLQRRYGGQLDERADQYIAFAVDGANRMQVLINDLLAFSRVGRVLNDHEEVDLEDVLSRTLDNLSVSIEESDAAITHDPLPKVVGDATQLGMLWQNLLSNSIKFRRPDRSPDIRISVRATEDGLWEFAVTDNGIGIDPEFQEKVFVLFQRLHTRDAYPGTGIGLAMCKKVVEFHGGTIRIDPDHTAGTRVVFTLPVERSATADGAREAHT, from the coding sequence ATGAACCAGCAGCCGCCCGGCGCCCGCAACGCCACAGCCGGTTGGACCACCCACCGCTGGCTGCGGGTCGGCGTCGCCGTCACCCTGACGGTGCTGGCCGTGCTCGGCTCGCTCGGCGCCTGGGCGATGATCCGCACCTCCCAGCTGGCCGACCAGATCGTGGATCGCCGAGGGCCCGCGCTGACGCACGCGGTACGGCTGGAGGCCGCGCTGGTCAACCAGGAGTCCGGCGTCCGCGGCTACGGCCTGTCCGGCCGGCGGGACTTCCTCCAGCCGTACGCGCAGGGGGTGACCGAGGAGAAGGAGGCGCTGCGGCGACTGGAGGCGCTCGTGACGGACGACCGGTCCGCCCGCGAGGAACTCGCGGCGGTACGGGACCTTTCCGTCCGGTGGCAGAACCGGGTCGCCGAGCCCATCGCGCAGGCGGCCCCGGACCGTGCCGTGGCGCTGGCCTCGACCCGCGCCGAGGAGGGCAAGACCAGCTTCGACGCCCTGCGCCGTGCCCTCACCACGCAACAGGCGCACCTGGTGGAGGAACGGGCCGCCGCCCTGGGTGAGTTGCGGCGGTCCACGCACCTGCGCAACTGGACGTTCGCGATGATCGCCCTGGTCATCGTGCTGACCGCCGCGCTCGCCTTCGAGGCGCTGCGGCGCGGCATAACCGAACCGCTGACCCGGCTCGGGCACACGGCGCGGGAAGTGGCCAAGGGCCGCTTCGAGCAGCCCATCACCATCACGGGGCCCGCCGACCTGCGGCAGCTGGGCTCGGACGTGGAGTCGATGCGCGGGCGCCTGCTGCAGGAACTGGAGTTCAGCGAGACGTCGCGCAGGCTGCTCGACGAACAGGCCGCCGATCTGCAGCGCTCCAACACCGAACTGGAGCAGTTCGCCTACGTGGCCTCCCACGACCTTCAGGAGCCGCTGCGAAAAGTGTCCAGTTTCACACAGCTGCTTCAGCGCCGGTACGGCGGGCAACTCGACGAGCGTGCCGACCAGTACATCGCGTTCGCCGTCGACGGGGCCAACCGCATGCAGGTGCTGATCAACGACCTGCTCGCGTTCTCCCGGGTCGGACGGGTGCTCAACGACCACGAGGAGGTCGACCTGGAGGACGTGCTCAGCCGCACGCTGGACAACCTCAGCGTGTCGATCGAGGAGAGCGACGCCGCGATCACGCACGATCCACTGCCGAAGGTCGTCGGCGACGCGACCCAACTGGGCATGCTCTGGCAGAACCTGCTGTCCAACTCCATCAAGTTCCGCCGGCCCGACCGGTCCCCCGACATCCGGATCAGCGTCCGCGCCACCGAGGACGGCCTGTGGGAGTTCGCCGTGACGGACAACGGCATCGGCATCGACCCGGAGTTCCAGGAGAAGGTGTTCGTCCTCTTCCAGCGGCTGCACACCCGGGACGCCTACCCGGGCACCGGGATCGGTCTGGCCATGTGCAAGAAGGTCGTGGAGTTCCACGGCGGAACCATCAGGATCGACCCCGATCACACGGCCGGTACCCGCGTCGTGTTCACCCTTCCCGTAGAGCGTTCCGCCACGGCGGACGGCGCGCGAGAGGCCCACACGTGA
- a CDS encoding response regulator: MSVPASTRPYDVLLVEDDVADAMLIQDALAERGARNLAQVADGIEALEYLRDPANQRPDLIVLDLNMPRMNGREFLAVVKEDADLCTIPVVVLTTSAAPDDVSGAYRHHANAYVTKPVNLEEFEEAVRSIDTFYLDVAMKPPRA, translated from the coding sequence ATGTCCGTCCCCGCCTCCACCCGCCCCTACGACGTGCTGCTGGTCGAGGACGACGTCGCCGACGCGATGCTCATCCAGGACGCCCTGGCCGAGCGCGGCGCCCGCAATCTCGCTCAGGTCGCGGACGGCATCGAGGCCCTGGAGTACCTGCGCGATCCGGCGAACCAGCGCCCCGACCTGATCGTCCTCGACCTGAACATGCCGCGCATGAACGGCCGGGAGTTCCTCGCCGTGGTCAAGGAGGACGCCGATCTGTGCACCATCCCCGTGGTGGTGCTGACCACCTCCGCGGCCCCCGACGACGTGTCCGGGGCCTACCGCCACCACGCGAACGCCTATGTGACCAAGCCGGTCAACCTCGAGGAGTTCGAGGAGGCGGTGCGCAGCATCGACACGTTCTACCTGGACGTGGCGATGAAGCCGCCGCGGGCCTGA
- a CDS encoding alginate lyase family protein, whose protein sequence is MTDAPVRPRRLRRSLLAATTATAAALVATLVAGPGAPRADAAPATFVHPGVTVSKSQLDFARSKVGAGAQPWKGAFDQMMASRYADLNRIPRPRAVVECGSYSNPNYGCTDEREDAIAAYTHALAWYITRDERHARKAIELMDAWSAVIRDHTNSNAPLQTGWAGSSWPKAAEIIKYTYTGGWANSGRFATMLRDVYLPEIINGSNSNGNWELSMMEAAIGISVFLEDRTSYDRAMAKFRTRTAAYVYLESDGALPKTVPSQNLDTRDKIVNYWQGQSTFVTGLTQETCRDLTHTGYGISAISHVAETSRIQGQDLYGTDVGERLRHALGFQAKYELGTAVPSWLCGGSLHLGLGPITEVGYNAMHNRLGYAMTNTQALTERNRPAGSNNLFVAWETLTHGDNPG, encoded by the coding sequence ATGACCGACGCTCCCGTTCGTCCCCGCCGACTTCGTCGCTCGCTGCTCGCCGCAACCACCGCCACCGCCGCCGCACTCGTGGCCACCCTCGTCGCCGGGCCCGGCGCACCCCGCGCCGACGCGGCCCCCGCCACCTTCGTCCACCCCGGAGTGACCGTCTCCAAGAGCCAGTTGGACTTCGCCCGGAGCAAGGTCGGCGCCGGCGCTCAGCCCTGGAAGGGCGCCTTCGACCAGATGATGGCCAGCAGGTACGCCGATCTGAACCGCATACCCAGGCCCCGGGCGGTCGTCGAGTGCGGCTCGTACTCCAACCCCAACTACGGCTGCACCGACGAGCGCGAGGACGCCATCGCCGCGTACACCCACGCTCTCGCCTGGTACATCACGCGTGACGAGCGGCACGCCCGCAAGGCCATCGAGCTGATGGACGCCTGGTCGGCCGTGATCCGTGACCACACCAACAGCAACGCCCCGCTGCAGACCGGCTGGGCCGGCTCCTCCTGGCCCAAGGCCGCCGAGATCATCAAGTACACGTACACCGGCGGCTGGGCCAACTCGGGCCGCTTCGCCACCATGCTCCGTGACGTCTATCTCCCCGAGATCATCAACGGCTCCAACTCCAACGGCAACTGGGAGCTGTCGATGATGGAGGCCGCCATCGGCATCTCCGTCTTCCTGGAGGACAGGACCTCGTACGACAGGGCCATGGCGAAGTTCCGTACCCGCACCGCCGCCTATGTCTACCTCGAGTCCGACGGCGCCCTGCCGAAGACGGTCCCGAGCCAGAACCTCGACACCCGCGACAAGATCGTCAACTACTGGCAGGGCCAGTCCACCTTCGTCACCGGCCTCACGCAGGAGACCTGCCGGGACCTCACCCACACCGGTTACGGCATCTCCGCCATCTCCCACGTCGCCGAGACCAGCCGCATCCAGGGCCAGGACCTCTACGGCACCGACGTCGGCGAACGGCTGCGGCACGCGCTCGGGTTCCAGGCCAAGTACGAGCTGGGCACGGCCGTCCCCAGCTGGCTGTGCGGCGGCTCCCTGCATCTCGGGCTCGGGCCGATCACCGAGGTCGGCTACAACGCCATGCACAACCGGCTCGGTTACGCCATGACCAACACCCAGGCCCTGACCGAGCGCAACCGCCCGGCGGGCAGCAACAACCTGTTCGTGGCCTGGGAGACCCTCACGCACGGCGACAACCCCGGCTGA
- a CDS encoding carbonic anhydrase, translating into MNLDDTSVGGTGHEPASPATASPATTAPARRGLLRAALTGAAALGAGLALGASPASAVTTAPRHRPGTPAEALRALEAGNLRWSAFRERHPDETPAVRQALIAGQHPFAVILSCVDSRVPPELVFDQGLGDLLTVRSAGEVLDEAVLGSVAYGVLELAIPLVLVLGHQSCGAVRAAVEAEENGERLPAHIQYLADEISPAIDHTKEGDARVDATIDANIRLVRSRLGAEPDLAAKVTTGQLAIVGARYELTTQRVHRIS; encoded by the coding sequence GTGAACCTTGACGACACCTCTGTCGGAGGCACCGGCCACGAGCCGGCCTCTCCCGCCACGGCATCTCCCGCCACGACCGCACCCGCCCGCCGTGGCCTCCTGCGCGCCGCACTGACCGGCGCCGCGGCGCTGGGTGCCGGACTCGCCCTCGGCGCCTCCCCCGCGTCCGCCGTCACCACGGCGCCGCGCCACCGCCCCGGCACGCCCGCGGAGGCACTGCGCGCGCTGGAGGCGGGCAACCTGCGCTGGAGCGCCTTCCGCGAGCGGCACCCGGACGAGACGCCCGCCGTACGGCAGGCGCTGATAGCGGGTCAGCATCCGTTCGCGGTGATCCTCAGCTGCGTCGACTCGCGCGTCCCTCCGGAGCTGGTCTTCGACCAGGGCCTCGGAGATCTGCTGACGGTCCGCAGCGCCGGTGAGGTCCTCGACGAGGCGGTGCTCGGCAGCGTCGCCTACGGCGTCCTGGAGCTCGCCATACCCCTTGTCCTGGTCCTCGGCCACCAGTCGTGCGGTGCCGTGCGGGCCGCCGTCGAGGCGGAGGAGAACGGGGAGCGGCTGCCGGCCCACATCCAGTACCTGGCCGACGAGATCAGCCCGGCCATCGACCACACCAAGGAGGGCGATGCCCGCGTCGACGCGACCATCGACGCCAACATACGGCTCGTCCGGTCCCGCCTCGGCGCCGAACCCGACCTCGCCGCCAAGGTGACGACCGGGCAGCTCGCGATCGTGGGCGCCCGCTACGAGCTGACGACCCAGCGCGTGCACCGCATCTCCTGA
- a CDS encoding DEAD/DEAH box helicase → MALKLRDHQIEAVAAIVRGLDIPPGGILVNGLRGQVHAACGTGKTIIAAASAKRLVPKGRILVLVPTLDLLTQTVQAWRAAGHTGPAVAVCSLQDDPELWNLKVRSTTNPVQLALWHGQGPVTIFGTYASLGVLAEAFEGAYGQQLAPMDLTVVDEAHRTSGSMGKAWADVHNQGVIPSHRRLYLTATPRIWEERLNREVAEGVRDPLPREMAASMDDEKVFGPVLYKLSLASAVSRGLLARYQIIVLELKDPVVTPERLMGEDRHTEEVRGQRLGALQAALLHTMAQHGLQTCITFHHRTIEAQAYAEGLERVAAKLHANEPEKYPAKIWADWLCGEHVPERRREVLAGFGSTARRAVLSNCRVLGEGVDIRAVDSVALLDPKGAPHDIVQAIGRALRQKPGEGKLASLIVPVFLQPGEKPEDMFTSGSYRPLVKVLEGLRAHDEEAIELLAIPQEPQKDVAQPSMNIGVAPEEGEEESRLLLRFAAPRDPAMVADWVSFNVIDTERQDWARGWAKLKAYVERVGNARVPYGHREGATPLGQWVAEQRRAYAAGEMSGQRAQRLERLGMVWSVADERFQENLEAAKAYYGQHWTLCAPRTATMLDRPIGQWLSNLRRPGALDGHPDWKTALEAVDEDWNPEWPADWQRHYAALRELVADEEGQAEVLPGFTVHGMDIGKWLARQRKPEVWEALTDGQRERLEQLGITPHAPKPEEPAKPSTTPLSAFERGVAALAQYKAREGSVTVPRGHVERLEDGSEVKLGVFLSNTKTRRAKLTTDRLAALAALGLEWALEG, encoded by the coding sequence ATGGCCCTGAAACTGCGTGACCATCAGATCGAGGCCGTTGCCGCCATTGTGCGCGGTCTCGATATCCCGCCGGGCGGCATTCTCGTTAATGGCCTGCGCGGACAGGTGCACGCCGCGTGTGGAACGGGAAAGACCATCATTGCGGCGGCGTCGGCAAAGCGTCTTGTCCCCAAGGGCCGCATTCTCGTGCTGGTGCCGACGCTGGATCTGCTGACCCAGACCGTCCAGGCGTGGCGCGCGGCTGGGCACACGGGGCCGGCGGTCGCGGTGTGCTCGCTCCAAGACGACCCGGAGCTGTGGAACCTCAAGGTGCGCTCCACCACGAACCCCGTGCAGCTGGCGCTGTGGCACGGGCAGGGGCCGGTGACCATCTTCGGGACATACGCCTCGCTGGGAGTCCTTGCAGAGGCGTTCGAGGGCGCCTACGGGCAGCAGTTGGCCCCGATGGACCTGACGGTGGTCGATGAGGCCCACCGGACTTCGGGCTCGATGGGTAAGGCGTGGGCCGACGTCCACAACCAGGGCGTCATCCCGTCGCACCGCCGGCTGTACCTGACGGCCACGCCGCGGATCTGGGAGGAACGCCTCAACCGGGAGGTCGCCGAAGGGGTACGCGACCCGCTGCCGCGCGAGATGGCGGCCTCCATGGACGACGAGAAGGTCTTTGGGCCGGTCCTCTACAAGCTCTCGCTCGCGTCGGCCGTGTCGCGTGGGCTGCTGGCGCGGTACCAGATCATCGTCCTGGAACTGAAGGACCCGGTCGTCACCCCAGAGCGGCTGATGGGCGAGGACCGGCACACCGAGGAAGTCCGCGGGCAGCGCCTCGGGGCGCTCCAGGCCGCGCTCCTGCACACGATGGCGCAGCACGGGCTCCAGACCTGCATCACCTTCCACCACCGGACGATAGAGGCACAGGCTTACGCGGAGGGCCTGGAGCGCGTCGCGGCGAAGCTGCACGCCAACGAGCCGGAGAAGTACCCGGCGAAGATCTGGGCGGACTGGCTGTGCGGCGAGCACGTCCCCGAGCGCCGGCGCGAGGTCCTGGCAGGGTTCGGGTCCACGGCGCGGCGGGCCGTGCTCTCGAACTGCCGTGTCCTGGGCGAGGGCGTGGACATCCGAGCCGTGGACAGCGTCGCCCTGCTGGACCCTAAGGGCGCTCCGCACGACATTGTCCAGGCCATCGGCCGGGCGCTCCGTCAAAAGCCAGGAGAAGGAAAGCTCGCCTCTCTGATCGTGCCGGTATTTCTCCAGCCCGGAGAAAAGCCAGAGGATATGTTCACCTCGGGATCGTATCGCCCGTTGGTGAAGGTATTGGAAGGTCTGCGGGCTCACGACGAAGAGGCCATCGAGCTGCTCGCGATCCCTCAGGAGCCTCAGAAAGACGTCGCGCAGCCGTCCATGAACATCGGTGTCGCGCCAGAAGAGGGCGAGGAGGAATCCCGCTTGCTGCTCCGTTTTGCCGCCCCGAGGGATCCGGCGATGGTCGCGGACTGGGTTTCCTTCAACGTGATCGACACCGAACGCCAGGACTGGGCTCGCGGCTGGGCGAAACTGAAGGCGTACGTCGAGCGGGTCGGGAACGCACGGGTGCCGTACGGGCACCGGGAGGGTGCGACACCCCTTGGGCAGTGGGTCGCGGAGCAGCGACGGGCCTACGCGGCCGGGGAAATGAGCGGGCAGCGCGCGCAGCGGCTGGAGCGGCTCGGCATGGTGTGGTCCGTGGCCGATGAACGCTTCCAGGAGAACCTGGAAGCCGCCAAGGCCTACTACGGCCAGCACTGGACACTCTGCGCACCCCGCACCGCGACGATGCTGGACCGGCCGATCGGGCAATGGCTGTCCAACCTCCGCCGCCCAGGCGCCCTCGACGGGCACCCCGACTGGAAGACCGCGCTCGAGGCCGTGGACGAGGACTGGAACCCGGAGTGGCCGGCCGACTGGCAGCGGCACTACGCAGCCCTGCGGGAGCTGGTGGCCGACGAAGAGGGCCAGGCGGAGGTCCTGCCCGGGTTCACGGTCCACGGCATGGACATCGGGAAGTGGCTGGCCCGGCAGCGGAAGCCGGAGGTCTGGGAGGCCCTGACGGACGGGCAGCGTGAGCGCCTGGAGCAGCTCGGCATCACACCGCATGCCCCGAAGCCGGAGGAGCCCGCGAAACCGTCCACGACGCCTCTGAGCGCCTTCGAGCGGGGCGTAGCAGCCCTCGCGCAGTACAAGGCCCGCGAGGGCTCGGTGACCGTCCCCAGAGGCCACGTAGAGCGACTCGAAGACGGATCGGAGGTCAAGCTCGGAGTGTTTTTGTCGAACACCAAGACCAGGCGCGCCAAGCTCACCACCGACAGACTCGCCGCACTCGCCGCGCTGGGGCTGGAATGGGCCCTGGAAGGTTAA